One Streptomyces sp. NBC_01217 genomic region harbors:
- a CDS encoding ROK family protein, with protein sequence MKTNLTPLGPKADKDTVRRSNLSLVLRAVRDEREGEATRAGVAARVGLTRAAVSSLVEQLIDIGFLTESGKTFSGQAGRPGTALKVARTGPAGLGVEINIDYVSVCVVDLAGTGRVRLTEHLDNRGAPPAQVLARAAGIAARTLESAREQELLPVGVALALPGLVSGGAVRQAPNLGWNHVPAEALFASSLAAERPGHAALPVNSENEANLAALAELWFGGLGTVRSFLYLTGEIGVGGALVIDGELLRGAHGFAGEIGHVVVDAEGPQCRCGSRGCLEQYAGQTALLRAAGIEETGSGSGVAELERRARAGDERAVAAVGEAGRMLGRVLSGTVNLIDPDAVVLGGIYRNLMPWLSPPADEELTGRVVSGLWSPGSGRLRASSVAGDAARGAAALVMTAVLADPVAYAGSRETG encoded by the coding sequence ATGAAGACCAACCTCACACCGCTGGGGCCCAAGGCCGACAAGGACACCGTGCGCCGGAGCAACCTCAGTCTGGTGCTGAGGGCCGTCCGTGACGAGCGCGAGGGCGAGGCGACCCGGGCCGGGGTCGCCGCGCGGGTGGGGCTGACGCGGGCCGCGGTGTCCTCGCTGGTCGAGCAGCTCATCGACATAGGATTCCTCACCGAGTCCGGCAAGACCTTCAGCGGGCAGGCGGGCCGCCCCGGGACCGCGCTCAAGGTGGCGCGCACGGGGCCCGCCGGGCTGGGCGTGGAGATCAACATCGACTATGTGTCGGTGTGTGTCGTCGACCTGGCGGGCACCGGCCGGGTACGGCTCACCGAGCACCTCGACAACCGCGGCGCACCGCCCGCCCAGGTGCTGGCGCGGGCGGCCGGGATCGCGGCGCGCACCCTGGAGTCGGCCCGCGAGCAGGAACTCCTCCCGGTCGGCGTGGCGCTCGCTTTGCCCGGCCTGGTCTCCGGCGGCGCGGTGCGCCAGGCACCCAACCTGGGCTGGAACCATGTTCCGGCCGAGGCGCTCTTCGCCTCCTCGCTCGCCGCCGAGCGGCCCGGTCATGCGGCGCTGCCGGTGAATTCGGAGAACGAGGCCAATCTGGCGGCGCTGGCCGAACTCTGGTTCGGCGGACTCGGCACGGTCCGCAGCTTCCTCTATCTGACGGGCGAGATCGGCGTCGGCGGTGCCCTGGTCATCGACGGTGAACTCCTGCGCGGGGCGCACGGGTTCGCCGGGGAGATCGGGCATGTGGTGGTGGACGCGGAGGGACCGCAGTGCCGGTGCGGCTCGCGCGGCTGCCTGGAGCAGTATGCGGGACAGACGGCGCTCCTGCGGGCCGCCGGGATCGAGGAGACCGGCAGCGGCTCCGGGGTGGCCGAGCTGGAACGGCGCGCCCGGGCCGGGGACGAGCGGGCGGTGGCCGCTGTCGGGGAGGCGGGCCGGATGCTGGGGCGGGTGCTGTCGGGGACGGTGAATCTGATCGACCCGGACGCGGTGGTGCTCGGCGGGATATACCGGAACCTGATGCCGTGGCTGTCTCCGCCCGCCGACGAGGAGCTGACCGGCCGGGTGGTCTCCGGGCTCTGGTCCCCGGGGAGCGGCCGGCTGCGCGCCTCGTCCGTCGCGGGTGACGCGGCGCGGGGAGCCGCGGCACTGGTGATGACGGCGGTACTGGCCGACCCGGTGGCATACGCGGGCAGCCGCGAAACCGGCTGA
- a CDS encoding DUF305 domain-containing protein, whose amino-acid sequence MTSAVRSSRPMVAAGGVVLLLALGLVVLMLVRPSSSAGSAAAAAAPSGTSADVGFARDMSVHHQQAVEMSFIVRDRTSDVAVRRLAYDVINTQANQRGMMLGWLEMWGRAKSSSAPPMQWMGHTVAHKGDGSLMPGMATDTELDALRAAKGRASEVLYLRLMTAHHRAGAEMAQAAATAAGTDEIRNLAAGMARGQQSEIALMADMLRERGSAA is encoded by the coding sequence GTGACGTCCGCGGTCCGCTCCTCGCGCCCGATGGTCGCGGCGGGCGGTGTGGTGCTGCTGCTGGCTCTGGGCCTGGTCGTGCTGATGCTCGTGCGGCCTTCGTCATCCGCGGGCTCCGCCGCCGCGGCGGCCGCGCCCTCGGGCACGTCGGCCGACGTCGGGTTCGCCCGCGACATGTCGGTCCACCATCAGCAGGCGGTCGAGATGTCGTTCATCGTCCGAGACCGCACCTCCGACGTGGCGGTGCGCCGGCTCGCGTACGACGTCATCAACACCCAGGCCAATCAGCGCGGCATGATGCTCGGCTGGCTGGAGATGTGGGGCAGGGCGAAGTCGTCCAGCGCTCCTCCCATGCAGTGGATGGGGCACACCGTCGCGCACAAGGGCGACGGGTCGCTGATGCCGGGCATGGCGACCGACACAGAGCTCGACGCACTGCGGGCGGCGAAGGGCAGGGCCTCGGAGGTGCTGTACCTGAGGCTGATGACCGCGCACCACCGAGCAGGTGCGGAGATGGCACAGGCGGCGGCCACCGCGGCCGGCACCGATGAGATCCGGAACCTGGCGGCGGGCATGGCCCGGGGACAGCAGTCGGAGATCGCGCTCATGGCGGACATGCTGAGGGAGCGCGGTTCGGCGGCCTGA
- a CDS encoding DUF3105 domain-containing protein, producing the protein MASAKKQNTPAAARRAKLEEARRKERARERRSRIITITASVAVIAALVAGGGYLMSAANGKEQAETEAKSSPVQGERTWDKLSQNHVDKQVDYPMNPPVGGDHSPVWMNCDADVYTKAIPKENAVHSLEHGAVWVTYTSKAKPADIEKLGERVKATPYSLMSPVEDQAAPLVLSAWGTQVTVSSATDTRVEQFFTKYVQGPQTPEPGAACTGGVAQ; encoded by the coding sequence ATGGCTTCCGCCAAGAAGCAGAACACCCCTGCCGCCGCACGCCGCGCCAAGCTGGAGGAGGCCCGCCGCAAGGAGCGGGCCCGCGAGCGGCGCAGCCGCATCATCACCATCACCGCCTCCGTCGCCGTGATCGCCGCGCTCGTCGCCGGTGGCGGCTATCTGATGTCCGCCGCGAACGGCAAGGAACAGGCCGAGACCGAGGCCAAGTCCTCGCCCGTCCAGGGCGAGCGGACCTGGGACAAGCTCTCCCAGAACCATGTCGACAAGCAGGTCGACTACCCGATGAACCCGCCGGTCGGCGGCGATCACAGCCCGGTGTGGATGAACTGCGACGCCGACGTCTACACCAAGGCGATACCGAAGGAGAACGCCGTCCACTCCCTGGAGCACGGCGCGGTCTGGGTCACGTACACGAGCAAGGCGAAGCCGGCCGACATCGAGAAGCTCGGGGAGCGGGTGAAGGCGACGCCGTACTCCCTGATGAGCCCGGTGGAGGACCAGGCCGCCCCTCTCGTGCTCAGCGCCTGGGGCACGCAGGTGACGGTGTCGAGTGCCACCGATACGCGCGTGGAGCAGTTCTTCACCAAGTACGTGCAGGGGCCGCAGACCCCCGAGCCGGGCGCGGCCTGCACCGGCGGGGTCGCCCAGTGA